Genomic DNA from Oncorhynchus clarkii lewisi isolate Uvic-CL-2024 chromosome 5, UVic_Ocla_1.0, whole genome shotgun sequence:
aaatgtttttgggggattcagttcatttgcatggcaaagagggactttgcaattaattgcaattcatctgatcactcttcataacattatggagtatatgcaaattgccatcatacaaactgaggcagcagaatgAAAATACatgtgtgtcattctcaacttttggccacgactgtacacacacaaTGTAGATGAACAGCCCTTAACACACCGAGCTGAAGCCACCCTTTCCTCCTCGTTAGTACAGTACCTCCCTTTCACAGTCGCCCAGCTTAGGCACGAGCCAGCAAACTGTCCTTCTGACACGAGCCAGCAAACTGTCCTTCTGACACGAGCCAGCAAACTGTCCTTCTGACACGAGCCAGCAAACTGTCCTTCTGACACGAGCCAGCAAACTGTCCTTCTGACACGAGCCAGCAAACTGTCCTTCTGACACGAGCCAGCAAACTGTCCTTCTGACACGAGCCAGCAAACTGTCCTTCTGACACGAGCCAGCAAACTGTCCTTCTGACACGAGCCAGCAAACTGTCCTTCTGACACGAGCCAGCAAACTGTCCTTCTGACACGAGCCAGCAAACTGTCCTTCTGACACTTTGATCTGACGTTTTGTACAACAGATCAAACGTCCCAATATCTGACATACTCCTGTTTTCTTTTCAATTGACCTTCTCATATgttgttagatttttttttatttttacgaaACGTAAAATAGACAATCTTTTGTGAGACGTCGTAAGATGTGGTTGTGGTTGGGCAGCCATTTTGAGTTGGAGCCTGAAGACCACAAGGCAGGTCCccagtggagggggggggggggggattattgaCCTCTGTGTAGATACACGCAGGTCAGATGTTGGATCTGGCTTAAATAACCTTTAGAAGAAGTGACCAGCTACAGAGAAGTACAGGACACCATGTTGGATCTGGCTTCAACAACCTGTAGAAGTGGCCAGCTACAGAGAAGTACAGGACACCATGTTGGATCTGGCTTCAACAACCTGTAGAAGTGGCCAGCTACAGAGAAGTACAGGACACCATGTTGGATCTGGCTTCAATAACCTGTAGAAGAAGTGACCAGCTACAGAGAAGAACAGGACACCATGTTGGATCTGGCTTCAATAACCTGTAGAAGTGGCCAGCTGCAGAGGATTACAGGACACCATGTTGGATTTGAGACCTGTTCAAATACCTTGTAGAAGTCAACAACTACAGTGAAGAACAAGGAACCAATGAAACCTGCACAGTATCCCCCAGACCCAGTACAGCTACACAGTAGGTCCCCATCTACACGTCAGACAGTTATTGTTATGATGGCATTCTGTGACGTGTGTAACAGGGTGAATAATGGTCAGGCTCTGCCGTCTGAACTAACACAGAGAGTAGAGTGTATGTATGACCTCATCAATATCCCCCTGGCCTGATGTTAACCCAGACCTCATCACCATCTCCCCTGATGTTAACCCAGACCTCAACATCCCCCCTGGCCTGATGTTAACCCAGACCTCAACATCCCCCCTGGCCTGATGTCAACCCAGACCTCATCAACATCCCAAATGGCCTGATGTTAACCCAGACCTCATCAACACATCTACATCCCCCCTGGCCTGATGTTAACCCAGACCTCATCAACATCCCCCCTGGCCTGATGTTAACCCAGACCTCATCAACATCCCCCTGGCCTGATGTTAGCCCAGACCTCCACATCCACCTGGCCTGATGTTAACCCACACCTCATCTACATCCCCCTGGCCTGATGTTAACCCAGACCTCATCTATATCCCCCTGGCCTGATGTTAACCCAGACCTCATCAACATCCCCCTGGCCTGATGTTAACCCAGACCTCATCAACATCCACCTGGCCTGATGTTAGCCCAGACCTGCACATCCCCCTGGCCTGATGTTAACCCAGTTCCACCCTAGTTCACTTTGGGGTAGATTTTCTCATAGAAGAAGTTCTGTGCCAGCAGGTAGAGTTCCCCGTCCTTCTCCCGGACGGCGTGGGCTCTGACAAATTGGAACTGCTCCTGGGCAAACTCGTAGAACTCGTTTTCCATCTTCCAAACGTCGGACTGCTGCAGCTTGGCGATGGACTCCTTGGTGGGTGGCTTCTTCTCTGTGGTCTTACGCAGGTGGGACTTCTTACCTGGGAGCACACGGGAACAGGAGAGGATCGGTTAGAGTCTACAGTGGTTCGTCCTTTAAAAGTTATTGCAGCACAGTATTAGTTTATTGTGATtcaaagccatgaatgagtgagtcactcagctttatataggtgccggctatatgactgtgccatcaacttgaCAATATATAACAATATTTGGAGATTATTCCGATTACAAAATCGCTGACTTGTTTTTTTGAAAAGTAAATAAAGGCCAAAACATTTGTGTTTTTATAGAgagaaacgctgggccaattgttcgcctccctatgggactcccaatcacattcAGATGTGATAAACAACCATTAGAACCTAACTTAgaattctccccctaccctccatCTTGGCAAGTCTACTGTCCAGCTACCTGTTGAACAGCCggaacgtttccctagtcagcCCCATTATTAGTGCAAAgccccttaaagtgttgctctgtgctgCCCAGTGTGGTAGGGTGGGAGTCCACCCTCCTCCTCGGTCTGTCTTCTGTGCGTGGCTCTGCGGCCCTTCCCGTGCCCCCTGCCCTCGTGTCTTGAACCTCGCACgctttcagtggatacagctggagaactgcaaggcaGTCCCATTGTGCACCACTTGGGAGAcatgaccaatatgaccaatatatatGGTCCTGCTAATAAAATGAATAATATTTTGGAGATGAACATGGGGTGAGatattgttactaatttgtaaataaagccagtttgttatttatttatgtttttaaagCGAGAAAAACCACAAAAAAAACCTAGTCATCTCATGGGTCTTCCAGTTGAGGGCGGCacgggtattgaaccagcatctgtagcaacacagcttgtactgctatgcagtgtcttaggcgctgtacaacgtgactggtcgggagtggcctacagtactacagtaagagcaaaataaccctaacaaaataaaataaaataataaaaacatgaacagtttagtaagtaatactgaagtcgtgcacaattatcagtttctattgaGGTTTATGccacccattcattgtcagttagagacacagtaggacccaaaagccTAATCGGtactctaactcccccttgtggtggtctgaagcaatgaagtggtgacgcacGGTACCGTACTAATTGCAaaaacttttagtggagcaaccactaTCTATCCAACAGGCTACTCCTTCACTTGGTCTGCCCAAGTGCCCTAAATATAGTAGGTTATTCTGCCCAAGTGTACTAAATGCTGTTACCAGGAAAAGAGCAGAGCGGGGCTGCAGACCAGGGTCGGTCAGAAGGACAAGGCGCCACAGAGACAAGGCTAGAACACTGACAGGGTTTTATCTGCTGAGGCTAagtgagaggaaccaggataCATGGTGTGCCAGTACAGTACCTGTTTTGTAGAGGCCTGTGGCACCCTTGAAGAAGCGGGGCAGGGCTGCCTCCAGCATCATGATAAAGTCCTCCAGCTCCTCTGTCACGCCGACTAGTAGATATTCATTCAGCAGGTTATACTTGGCCTGATCCAGGGCCCACCTGCTGCCTACATTCCTATAGTACACATACACACCATGGTAATTACAAATAGAAAACTCATTTAATAAGATATATCTGTGGTTTACACACAGTTTAACGACAACAAATGACTTAATCATTACGTTATCAATGTGTTCTGATTACTAACACATTGACCAAAGTCCCCTAGGACCCAGCCGGTGCAATGGGGATAAGTGGGTCAGCGCTGGCAGCCATGTTGGCTCCCACCCAGCACTGGCAGCCATGTTGGCTCCCACCCAGCGCTGGCAGCCATGTTGGTACCCACCAGCACTCTGAGTAGTGTCCGCAGAAGAACGGGATCTGGAGCCAAAGCTTCTCAGAGGCACAGTCAGAACCACCTGCTGACACACACTCATCAAaggtctaaaacacacacacacacacacacacacacacacacgtcagaaaTAGAGCTTCATATACACTCACTAGGGCGATAAGACATTAAAACAACATTGAAAACCAGTATGTTACTGTGTAACTGTTTGTAAATGTATACAACAATACCTTTTTGTCACCTTGTTTTCTCCTTCGAAGGCCAGGCCTGTAGTCATCTCCAAACCTCAGGAAGTAGTAGTATGATACGAGGCGTTGGATGGGGTCCCGGACCACGTTGATGTAAACGGGTTTACCTCTCACCCCATACCTATCAGAGGGcaaatagttaggagaatacctgtacctaatcacaatagttaggagaagacctgtacctaatcacaatagttaggagaagacctgtacctaatcacaatagttaggagaatacctgtacctaatcataatagttaggagaatacctgtacctaatcacaatagttaggagaatacctgtacctaatcacaatagttaggagaatacctgtacctaatcacaatagttaggagaatacctgtacctaatcacaatagttaggagaatacctgtacctaatcacaatagttaggagaatacctgtacctaatcacaatagttaggagaatacctgtacctaatcagaagttagaatacctgtacctaatcacaagttagaagacctgtacctaatcacaatagttatgaatatacctgtacctaatcacaatagttaggagaatacctgtacctaatcacaagttagacgacctgtacctaatcacaatagttatgaatatacctgtacctaatcacaacagttatgaatatacctgtacctaatcacaatagttaggagaatacctgtacctaatcacaagttagacgacctgtacctaatcacaatagttatgaatatacctgtacctaatcacaatagttaggagaatacctgtacctaatcacaatagttaggagaatacctgtacctaatcacaatagttaagaatatacctgtacctaatcacaatagttaggagaatacctgtacctaatcacaatagttaggagaatacctgtacctaatcacaatagttaagaatatacctgtacctaatcacaatagttaggagaatacctgtacctaatcacaatagttacgaatatacctgtacctaatcacaatagttacgaatatacctgtacctaatcacaatagttacgaatatacctgtacctaatcacaatagttacaaatatacctgtacctaatcacaatagttacaaatatacctgtacctaatcacaatagttatgaatatacctgtacctaatcacaacagttatgaatatacctgtacctaatcacaatagttaggagaatacctgtacctaatcacaagttagacgacctgtacctaatcacaatagttatgaatatacctgtacctaatcacaatagttaggagaatacctgtacctaatcacaatagttaggagaagacctgtacctaatcacaatagttaggagaagacctgtacctaatcacaatagttaggagaagacctgtacctaatcacaatagttaggagaagacctgtacctaatcacaatagttaggagaatacctgtacctaatcacaatagttacgaatatacctgtacctaatcacaatagttacgaatatacctgtacctaatcacaatagttacgaatatacctgtacctaatcacaatagttacaaatatacctgtacctaatcacaatagttatgaatatacctgtacctaatcacaatagttaggagaatacctgtacctaatcacaatagttaggagaatacctgtacctaatcacaatagttatgaatatacctgtacctaatcacaatagttaggagaatacctgtacctaatcacaatagttagaagacctgtacctaatcacaagttagaagacctgtacctaatcacaatagttaggagaatacctgtacctaatcacaatagttatgaatagacctgtacctaatcacaagttagaagacctgtacctaatcacaagttagaagacctgcacctaatcacaagttagaagacctgcacctaatcacaagttagaagacctgtacctaatcacaatagttaggagaatacctgtacctaatcacaatagttaggaataTACCTGTACGTAATCACAAAAGTTAGGAATATACCTGTacgtaatcacaatagttaggagaatacctgtacctaatcacaatagttaggagaagacctgtacctaatcacaatagttaggagaatacctgtacctaatcataatagttaggagaatacctgtacctaatcacaatagttaggagaatacctgtacctaatcacaatagttaggagaatacctgtacctaatcacaatagttaggagaatacctgtacctaatcacaatagttacgaatatacctgtacctaatcacaatagttacgaatatacctgtacctaatcacaatagttacaaatatacctgtacctaatcacaatagttatgaatatacctgtacctaatcacaatagttaggagaatacctgtacctaatcacaatagttaggagaatacctgtacctaatcacaatagttaggagaatacctgtacctaatcacaatagttaggagaagacctgtacctaatcacaatagttaggagaagacctgtacctaatcacaatagttaggagaagacctgtacctaatcacaatagttaggagaatacctgtacctaatcacaatagttaggagaatacctgtacctaatcacaatagttaggagaatacctgtacctaatcacaatagttaggagaatacctgtacctaatcacaatagttacgaatatacctgtacctaatcacaatagttacgaatatacctgtacctaatcacaatagttacaaatatacctgtacctaatcacaatagttatgaatatacctgtacctaatcacaatagttaggagaatacctgtacctaatcacaatagttaggagaatacctgtacctaatcacaatagttatgaatatacctgtacctaatcacaatagttaggagaatacctgtacctaatcacaatagttagaagacctgtacctaatcacaagttagaagacctgtacctaatcacaatagttaggagaatacctgtacctaatcacaatagttatgaatagacctgtacctaatcacaagttagaagacctgtacctaatcacaagttagaagacctgcacctaatcacaagttagaagacctgcacctaatcacaagttagaagacctgtacctaatcacaatagttaggagaatacctgtacctaatcacaatagttaggaataTACCTGTACGTAATCACAAAAGTTAGGAATATACCTGTacgtaatcacaatagttaggagaatacctgtacctaatcacaatagttaggagaagacctgtacctaatcacaatagttaggagaatacatgtacctaatcacaatagttaggagaatacctgtacctaatcacaatagttaggagaatacctgtacctaatcataatagttaggagaatacctgtacctaatcacaatagttatgaatatacctgtacctaatcacaatagttaggagaatacctgtacctaatcacaatagttaggagaatacctgtacctaatcacaatagttaggagaagacctgtacctaatcacaatagttaggagaatacctgtacctaatcacaagttagaagaACTGCacctaatcacaagttagaagacctgtacctaatcacaatagttaggagaatacctgtacctaatcacaatagttaggagaatacctgtacctaatcacaatagttaggagaatacctgtacctaatcacaatagttatgaatatacctgtacctaatcacaatagttaggagaatacctgtacctaatcacaatagttaggagaatacctgtacctaatcacaatagttacgaatatacctgtacctaatcacaatagttacgaATAtccctgtacctaatcacaatagttatgaatatacctgtacctaatcacaatagttacaaatatacctgtacctaatcacaatagttaggagaatacctgtacctaatcacaatagttatgaatatacctgtacctaatcacaatagttaggagaagacctgtacctaatcacaagttagaagacctgtacctaatcacaagttagaagacctgtacctaatcacaatagttaggatattacctgtacctaatcacaagagttaggagaatacctgtacctaatcacaatagttaggagaagacctgtacctaatcacaatagttaggagaagacctgtacctaatcacaagttacgaatatacctgtacctaatcacaatagttacaaatatacctgtacctaatcacaatagttatgaatatacctgtacctaatcacaagttagaagacctgtacctaatcacaagttagaagacctgcacctaatcacaagttagaagacctgtacctaatcacaatagttaggaatatacctgtacgtaatcacaatagttaggaataTACCTGTACGTAATCACAAAAGTTAGGAATATACCTGTacgtaatcacaatagttaggagaatacctgtacctaatcacaatagttaggagaagacctgtacctaatcacaatagttaggagaagacctgtacctaatcacaatagttaggagaatacctgtacctaatcacaatagttaggagaatacctgtacctaatcacaatagttaggagaatacctgtacctaatcacaatagttaggagaatacctgtacctaatcacaatagttatgaatatacctgtacctaatcacaatagttacgaatatacctgtacctaatcacaatagttacgaatatacctgtacctaatcacaatagttacaaatatacctgtacctaatcacaatagttatgaatatacctgtacctaatcacaatagttaggagaatacctgtacctaatcacaatagttatgaatatacctgtacctaatcacaatagttaggagaatacctgtacctaatcacaagttagaagacctgtacctaatcacaatagttatgaatatacctgtacctaatcacaagttagaagacctgtacctaatcacaatagttatgaatatacctgtacctaatcacaatagttaggagaatacctgtacctaatcacaatagttaggagaatacctgtacctaatcacaatagttaggagaatacctgtacctaatcacaagttagaagacctgtacctaatcacaagttagaagacctgtacctaatcacaatagttaggagaatacctgtacctaatcacaatagttatgaatagaattgtacctaatcacaagttagaagacctctacctaatcacaatagttaggaatatacctgtacctaatcacaatagttaggaatatacctgtacgtaatcacaatagttaggagaatacctgtacctaatcacaatagttatgaatagacctgtacctaatcacaagttagaagacctgtacctaatcacaagttagaagacctgtacctaatcacaatagttaggaatatacctgtacctaatcacaatagttaggaatatacctgtacgtaatcacaatagttaggaatatacctgtacctaatcacaatagttaggaattTACCTGTacgtaatcacaatagttaggagaatacctgtacctaatcacaatagttatgaatagacctgtacctaatcacaagttagaagacctgtacctaatcacaagttagaagacctgtacctaatcacaatagttaggaatatacctgtacctaatcacaatagttaggaatatacctgtacgtaatcacaatagttaggaatatacctgtacctaatcacaatagttacgaATATACCTGttcctaatcacaatagttaggagaatacctgtacctaatcacaatagttaggagaatacctgtacctaatcacaatagttaggataatacctgtacctaatcacaatagttaggagaagacctgtacctaatcacaatagttaggagaagacctgtacctaatcacaagttacgaatatacctgtacctaatcacaagttacgaatatacctgtacctaatcacaatagttacaaatatacctgtacctaatcacaatagttaggagaatacctgtacctaatcacaatagttatgaatatacctgtacctaatcacaatagttaggagaagacctgtacctaatcacaatagttaggagaagacctgtacctaatcacaatagttaggagaaggcctgtacctaatcacaagttagaagacctgtacctaatcacaagttagaagacctgtacctaatcataatagttaggaatatacctgtacgtaatcacaatagttaggaatatacctgtacgtaatcacaatagttaggaatatacctgtacgtaatcacaatagttaggaatatacctgtacgtaatcacaatagttatgaatatacctgtacctaatcacaatagttaggagaatacctgtacctaatcacaatagttaggagaatacctgtacctaatcacaatagttaggagaatacctgtacctaatcacaatagttaggagaatacctgtacccattcacaatagttaggagaatacctgtacctaatcacaatagttacgaatatacctgtacctaatcacaatagttacgaatatacctgtacctaatcacaatagttacgaatatacctgtacctaatcacaatagttagaagacctgtacctaatcacaatagttacgaatatacctgtacctaatcacaatagttatgaatatacctgtacctaatcacaatagttacaaatatacctgtacctaatcacaagttacgaatatac
This window encodes:
- the LOC139409569 gene encoding heparan sulfate 2-O-sulfotransferase 1-like, encoding MGLLRIMMPPKLQLLSILVFGVSMLFIENQIQKLEESRAKLERTIARHEVREVEQRHTQDGVRDTPPLAEAEDVVIIYNRVPKTASTSFTNIAYDLCGKNHFHVLHINTTKNNPVMSLQDQVRFVRNVTSWRAMKPGFYHGHVAFLDFSKYGVRGKPVYINVVRDPIQRLVSYYYFLRFGDDYRPGLRRRKQGDKKTFDECVSAGGSDCASEKLWLQIPFFCGHYSECWNVGSRWALDQAKYNLLNEYLLVGVTEELEDFIMMLEAALPRFFKGATGLYKTGKKSHLRKTTEKKPPTKESIAKLQQSDVWKMENEFYEFAQEQFQFVRAHAVREKDGELYLLAQNFFYEKIYPKVN